One window from the genome of Fulvivirga lutea encodes:
- a CDS encoding tetratricopeptide repeat protein, translated as MRKLGLFLFIVFTFSIHSNGQNEQLKQKIDSLNQRTINLWLNYPDSAINYAYEAYRLSKLTDDQELICISLRLIGGAYYYLGDYDSVIVYNDKALKIAKEIENQELVNNALNNLGLANYSLGSYQNALEYLLRSLSLKRAIGQEYGLGTTLNNIGLVYERLKDYKKARAYFLEALEVAESQNDKDLILYSQNNTANTYLRENNLPRAEHYFQLSLAVDVDNKYWKSVTYAGLGQIYQRKSDYEKANGYLSKSAELRSTIGDKRGISEILYLQSKQALYKHNYDSAIELLNQSQSIAIEIGAKDRMFDNLEQYVEIYSEINDKSKAFEYQTKLLQLRDTLFNENLARNLASIQLEIQDEENQQLLAKKDKQLTANKRFVMVLIAVIILIVLLVVVVYNQLRINRKKNATLKIRNIEISVQNEEIEAQKESLEEKNSALERAQALIKAQNEKLEEYNKRLKSSVEEKSDLLKEKNDQLMLANIELDNFIYKSSHDIKGPLATLLGMCHVALLDIKEKKASEYFQKLYSSALDLNAILTRLKTISEISNLELNLDEIHIKKIISECIKQNKKIEGDESINVKLDIKLDKPMVSDSALMDLIFFNLIQSILKMRGDTNLEKAIDILIDSDDSNIIIDVVDEGSASVKSELGDVFELFKKSALQHRTLGLGLYIVKQSILKLGGNIALLDDKNHTHFKITLPLT; from the coding sequence ATGAGAAAATTAGGCTTATTTCTCTTCATTGTATTTACTTTTTCCATTCATTCTAATGGGCAAAACGAGCAGTTAAAACAAAAAATTGATTCACTAAATCAGCGTACAATTAACTTATGGCTTAATTACCCAGATAGTGCAATAAACTATGCCTACGAAGCTTATAGGTTATCTAAACTTACAGACGATCAAGAGTTAATATGTATTTCATTAAGACTTATTGGAGGTGCCTACTATTATTTAGGTGATTATGATTCTGTTATAGTTTATAATGACAAAGCACTCAAAATAGCTAAGGAAATTGAGAATCAGGAATTGGTGAATAATGCCTTAAACAACTTAGGGTTAGCCAATTATAGCTTGGGATCCTATCAGAATGCGTTAGAATATCTATTAAGGTCTTTGAGTTTGAAACGGGCTATTGGACAAGAATATGGCTTAGGTACTACTTTAAATAATATTGGCCTTGTCTACGAGCGGTTGAAGGATTACAAAAAGGCTCGTGCGTATTTTTTGGAAGCACTTGAGGTAGCGGAAAGTCAAAATGACAAAGATCTAATCTTGTATTCCCAAAACAACACTGCAAATACTTACCTGCGTGAAAATAATCTACCCAGAGCTGAGCACTATTTTCAATTGTCGCTGGCTGTTGATGTTGATAATAAGTACTGGAAATCCGTTACGTATGCCGGGCTGGGCCAGATATATCAGCGGAAATCAGATTATGAGAAGGCAAATGGCTATTTAAGTAAATCAGCTGAATTGCGTAGCACGATAGGTGACAAAAGAGGAATTTCAGAAATACTTTATTTACAGAGTAAACAGGCATTATATAAGCACAATTACGATAGTGCTATTGAGCTATTGAATCAAAGTCAGAGTATCGCTATTGAAATTGGAGCTAAAGACAGAATGTTCGATAATCTGGAACAGTATGTAGAAATCTATTCTGAGATCAATGATAAATCAAAGGCATTTGAATATCAGACTAAACTATTACAGTTGCGTGATACATTGTTTAATGAAAACTTGGCCAGGAATCTTGCTTCTATTCAATTAGAAATTCAAGATGAAGAAAATCAACAACTATTGGCAAAAAAGGACAAGCAATTAACCGCTAACAAACGGTTTGTTATGGTGCTCATAGCAGTTATTATTCTTATTGTTTTGCTGGTTGTTGTAGTCTATAATCAGCTTAGAATTAATAGAAAGAAAAATGCAACTCTGAAGATTAGAAACATAGAAATTTCAGTGCAGAATGAAGAAATTGAAGCCCAGAAAGAATCTCTTGAAGAAAAAAATAGTGCGTTGGAAAGGGCGCAGGCATTGATTAAAGCCCAGAATGAAAAATTGGAAGAATACAACAAACGGCTAAAGTCATCTGTGGAAGAAAAGTCAGATCTCTTGAAGGAAAAGAATGATCAGCTGATGCTGGCAAATATTGAGTTGGATAATTTTATTTATAAATCATCTCACGACATTAAGGGGCCTTTAGCCACGCTATTAGGAATGTGCCATGTGGCACTTCTCGACATAAAGGAGAAAAAGGCTTCTGAGTATTTTCAGAAATTGTACAGTTCGGCTTTAGACCTAAATGCAATACTAACCCGACTCAAAACGATTAGTGAAATATCTAACTTGGAATTGAATCTAGATGAGATACACATCAAGAAAATTATTTCAGAGTGCATTAAACAGAATAAAAAGATAGAAGGCGATGAAAGCATTAATGTGAAGCTGGATATTAAGCTGGATAAACCAATGGTGTCTGACAGTGCTTTGATGGATTTAATCTTTTTTAATCTCATTCAAAGCATTCTAAAAATGAGGGGTGATACTAACCTGGAGAAGGCCATTGATATATTAATTGATAGTGATGATAGTAATATCATCATTGACGTTGTTGATGAAGGCAGTGCTAGCGTTAAGAGTGAATTAGGTGATGTTTTTGAGCTTTTCAAAAAATCTGCGCTGCAACACAGAACACTTGGTTTAGGCTTATATATTGTAAAACAATCGATATTAAAACTGGGTGGTAATATTGCTCTCCTTGATGATAAAAACCATACCCATTTTAAAATAACCTTACCATTAACATAA
- a CDS encoding tetratricopeptide repeat-containing sensor histidine kinase, protein MARSLQVFDIISKRLFLVLLLFVPTCLFSNNKADSLLNKLNTVPVNEQPSILMDLFVSKLDNLDSALLIANRASDLAKKLGDSLNYVRAEYAIAYVNKNAGNFQEALIHYQAALKSARINGIRDREKASLNGLALTYYSISKFDLALRYHFESLKLREEEGDKEAIAIACNNIGLVYYQLNDYNKALIYFERSKQIEEEEEFSSVYGTYTNMGLTYIGLGRYQDALSYFNRTIENCSEQCSELILVEAYLGKGICLQYFKDIEKAKTSYLTALQIARKNDFRIKRASIYNNLATIYIDMEEFSKATDYLDSSHNIAVEARTPRMVQNNYREYAKISFAQKKYKEAYQYQVLYDSVSNEILNEVIAKNLLQIQVDFEERENLEIIELQNKEINRRTTLLFLAVVISVLTALVVILLYRNNNVRKRVNRRLRKANDTIEEQNRKLVDLNSELEERVKERTEELRASNAALIKSNHELDNFIYKTSHDIRGPLATLQGICNIALMDIKDTMSVDYFQKLSKTASKLNRILSKLLIVNQINNSLPTKEDFDFSQLVIDIVDENKIGYIKKEINVLIKGEEHLHVTSDPELLKIIVSNIINNAFKFHDPSEKVSSFIEISFIKNDNQLVFEVVDNGLGINDSISDQIFDIFSKTSEIQDSAGMGLYLVKLAVDKLEGEIEVTKTEQSHTKFRMTISLI, encoded by the coding sequence ATGGCTAGAAGCTTACAGGTGTTTGATATTATTTCTAAAAGATTATTCTTAGTTCTGTTATTATTTGTGCCTACATGCCTTTTTTCTAATAATAAAGCCGATTCATTATTAAATAAATTGAATACCGTACCGGTGAATGAGCAGCCGTCTATTTTGATGGACTTGTTTGTATCTAAGCTGGACAATTTAGATAGCGCACTATTAATAGCCAATAGAGCTAGTGATCTCGCCAAAAAATTAGGTGATAGTTTAAATTACGTAAGGGCAGAATATGCCATCGCATATGTAAATAAAAATGCCGGAAATTTTCAAGAGGCACTTATTCATTATCAAGCTGCCCTTAAATCTGCGCGGATAAATGGTATTAGGGATAGAGAAAAAGCTTCATTGAATGGTTTGGCACTAACTTATTATTCAATTTCTAAATTTGATTTAGCTCTGCGATATCATTTTGAATCTTTGAAACTACGTGAAGAGGAAGGAGATAAGGAAGCTATTGCGATCGCTTGTAATAATATAGGTCTGGTCTACTATCAGCTCAATGACTATAATAAGGCTTTGATTTATTTTGAAAGATCTAAACAAATAGAAGAAGAGGAGGAATTTAGTAGTGTGTATGGTACTTACACTAATATGGGTTTAACCTATATAGGCTTAGGTAGATACCAGGATGCACTTTCCTATTTCAATAGAACCATAGAGAATTGCAGCGAACAATGTTCGGAGTTGATTTTAGTGGAAGCCTACTTGGGAAAGGGTATTTGTCTACAGTATTTCAAAGACATCGAAAAAGCAAAGACTAGCTATCTAACGGCCCTTCAAATAGCAAGAAAAAATGACTTTAGAATAAAGAGGGCTTCTATATACAATAATTTAGCTACCATTTATATTGATATGGAAGAATTCTCAAAGGCTACCGACTACTTGGATTCAAGCCATAATATTGCTGTTGAGGCTAGAACACCCAGAATGGTTCAGAATAATTATAGAGAATACGCTAAAATATCTTTTGCGCAAAAAAAATATAAAGAAGCCTATCAATACCAAGTCCTGTATGATTCAGTAAGCAATGAAATTCTCAATGAAGTAATAGCTAAGAACCTTTTGCAAATTCAGGTGGATTTTGAAGAGCGTGAAAATCTTGAAATTATAGAGCTTCAAAATAAAGAGATCAACAGACGTACAACATTATTGTTTTTGGCAGTGGTTATTTCTGTTCTTACTGCCTTGGTTGTAATACTTCTTTACAGGAATAACAATGTACGTAAAAGGGTAAATAGAAGATTAAGAAAGGCTAATGACACTATCGAGGAGCAGAATAGAAAACTGGTTGACCTTAATTCTGAACTTGAAGAACGTGTAAAAGAACGAACGGAAGAATTGCGCGCATCAAATGCTGCCCTAATCAAGTCTAACCACGAGCTAGACAACTTCATATACAAAACATCGCATGACATTCGGGGACCATTAGCCACGCTACAAGGTATATGCAATATTGCCTTAATGGATATTAAGGATACCATGTCTGTTGACTATTTTCAGAAGCTGAGTAAAACGGCTTCAAAACTCAATAGAATATTGTCTAAATTATTGATTGTCAATCAGATAAATAACTCACTACCCACAAAGGAAGACTTTGATTTCAGTCAGTTAGTTATTGATATTGTAGATGAGAACAAGATTGGCTACATCAAGAAAGAAATAAATGTATTAATAAAGGGCGAAGAGCATTTACATGTTACCAGTGATCCTGAGTTACTGAAAATTATTGTTTCGAATATCATTAACAATGCATTTAAATTCCATGATCCTTCAGAAAAGGTGTCGAGTTTTATTGAAATATCATTCATAAAAAATGATAATCAATTGGTTTTTGAGGTGGTTGATAATGGTCTGGGAATTAACGATTCTATATCGGACCAGATTTTCGATATTTTTTCAAAAACATCTGAAATACAAGACTCAGCTGGCATGGGACTCTACCTAGTAAAGCTAGCTGTTGATAAACTGGAAGGTGAGATTGAAGTTACAAAAACCGAACAAAGTCATACAAAATTTAGAATGACCATTTCACTTATATAA
- the typA gene encoding translational GTPase TypA, with product MQNIRNVAIIAHVDHGKTTLVDKIIHASKILRENQETDDLILDDGDLEKERGITITSKNVSVRYKDVKINIIDTPGHSDFGGEVERVLKMADGVLLLVDAFEGPMPQTRFVLSKALALGLKPIVVVNKVDKENCRPDEVHEQVFDLMFNLDATEDQLDFPTFYGSSKHGWMSSDWKKPTDNIFELLDGIIEHIPPAPSKEGVPQMRITSLDFSSFVGRIAIGRVAQGTIKEGANLGICKKDGSVKKIKIKEVHVFEGLGKKRVTEVGSGDICALVGIEDFELGDTVTDYEKPEPLPRIAIDEPTMSMLFTINNSPFFGKEGKFVTSRHLRDRLFKETEKNLALRVQTTGSEDKFNVFGRGILHLSVLIETMRREGYELQVGQPQVLFKEIDGVRHEPIEHLVVDVPEEFAGKVIELVSAKKGEMTIMEPKGDLQHLEFDIPARGLIGLRNNVLTASGGEAIMTHRFKEYAPYKGNIPGRINGSLISMESGPGTAYSIDKLQDRGVFFVDPGEDLYTGQVIGEHSRDNDLVVNIQKGKKLTNMRASGSDNNAKIAPAKKFSLEEAMEYIQKDEYLEITPKSIRMRKIYLDENERKRHSNKEANA from the coding sequence ATGCAAAATATTCGAAATGTAGCTATAATTGCCCACGTAGATCATGGCAAAACTACACTAGTTGACAAAATCATCCACGCCTCTAAAATTCTTAGAGAAAATCAGGAAACTGATGATTTGATTCTTGATGATGGTGATCTTGAAAAAGAAAGAGGTATTACAATTACATCCAAAAACGTATCTGTAAGATATAAGGATGTGAAAATAAATATTATTGACACCCCTGGTCACTCCGATTTTGGTGGTGAAGTGGAAAGGGTTCTTAAAATGGCCGATGGTGTATTACTATTGGTAGATGCATTTGAGGGACCAATGCCACAAACACGTTTTGTGCTGAGCAAAGCACTAGCACTAGGCTTAAAACCAATAGTAGTTGTTAACAAAGTTGACAAAGAAAACTGCAGACCTGATGAAGTACATGAGCAGGTTTTTGATTTGATGTTTAACCTGGATGCTACAGAAGATCAGCTTGACTTCCCAACCTTCTACGGTTCTTCAAAACATGGTTGGATGAGCTCTGACTGGAAAAAACCAACGGATAATATCTTTGAACTATTGGATGGTATTATAGAGCATATACCTCCGGCTCCTTCTAAAGAAGGTGTTCCTCAAATGCGAATTACTTCTCTCGACTTTTCATCCTTCGTTGGTAGAATAGCTATTGGTAGAGTGGCTCAGGGAACTATAAAAGAGGGTGCTAACCTTGGTATCTGTAAAAAAGATGGTTCTGTAAAAAAGATAAAAATTAAGGAAGTACACGTTTTTGAAGGTTTAGGTAAAAAGAGAGTTACTGAAGTTGGATCAGGCGATATATGTGCGTTAGTAGGAATTGAAGACTTTGAGCTTGGAGATACCGTTACTGACTATGAAAAACCTGAACCATTGCCAAGAATTGCTATTGATGAGCCTACTATGAGTATGCTTTTTACTATCAACAACTCACCATTCTTTGGTAAGGAAGGCAAGTTTGTAACTTCAAGACACTTAAGAGACAGGTTGTTCAAAGAGACTGAGAAAAACCTGGCTCTAAGAGTACAAACGACTGGTTCTGAAGATAAATTCAATGTATTTGGTAGAGGAATTCTTCACTTGTCTGTTTTAATCGAAACAATGAGAAGAGAGGGCTATGAGTTACAAGTTGGCCAGCCACAAGTATTATTCAAAGAAATTGATGGTGTTCGTCATGAGCCCATAGAACATCTTGTTGTTGATGTTCCTGAAGAATTTGCCGGTAAAGTAATTGAGTTAGTGAGTGCCAAAAAAGGCGAAATGACTATCATGGAGCCTAAAGGTGATTTACAACATTTGGAGTTTGACATTCCAGCAAGAGGATTGATTGGTTTGAGAAACAACGTATTAACAGCTTCTGGTGGCGAAGCAATTATGACGCACCGTTTTAAAGAGTACGCACCATATAAAGGCAACATACCTGGTAGAATTAATGGATCCTTGATTTCTATGGAATCTGGACCGGGCACAGCATACTCAATTGACAAACTTCAAGACAGAGGTGTATTCTTTGTTGATCCGGGAGAAGATTTATACACAGGACAAGTAATTGGAGAACATTCTAGAGATAATGATCTGGTTGTAAATATTCAGAAAGGAAAGAAGCTAACAAATATGAGAGCATCAGGGTCTGATAACAATGCTAAAATTGCCCCTGCAAAGAAATTCTCATTAGAAGAAGCTATGGAATACATCCAGAAGGATGAATACCTGGAAATAACGCCAAAATCAATTCGTATGCGTAAGATTTATCTTGACGAAAACGAACGAAAGAGACACAGTAATAAAGAAGCTAACGCATAA
- the bioB gene encoding biotin synthase BioB, producing MEIRNNWTREEIEEIYNSPILDLIYKAATVHRENNDAQEVQVCTLLSVKTGGCPEDCAYCPQAARYHTDVKVHKLLPTEEVLAKAKEAKDSGSTRFCMGAAWREVRDNKDFDRVLDMVKGVNSMGMEVCCTLGMLTEEQALKLKDAGLYAYNHNLDTSEEHYEEIISTRTYDDRLDTLENVRNAKISVCSGGIIGLGESEGDRIGMLHTLATLPEHPESVPVNALVPVEGTPLEEQPRVSVWEMIRMIATARIIMPKAMVRLSAGRVRMNMEEQALCFMAGANSIFAGDKLLTTPNPDTVVDKEMFQTLNLKPRKAFKGEASVKFEQIPGV from the coding sequence ATGGAAATTAGAAACAACTGGACAAGAGAAGAAATTGAAGAGATATATAATTCTCCAATACTAGATTTAATATATAAAGCAGCAACTGTACACAGAGAAAATAATGATGCACAGGAAGTGCAGGTGTGTACCCTTTTATCAGTGAAAACTGGCGGCTGCCCAGAGGATTGCGCATATTGCCCACAGGCTGCAAGATATCATACCGATGTTAAGGTACATAAATTGCTACCTACCGAAGAGGTATTAGCTAAAGCGAAAGAAGCAAAGGATTCCGGCAGCACTCGTTTTTGTATGGGCGCAGCATGGAGAGAGGTGCGTGATAATAAAGACTTCGATAGAGTGTTGGATATGGTGAAAGGCGTTAACTCTATGGGTATGGAAGTTTGCTGTACTTTAGGAATGTTAACGGAGGAGCAGGCTTTAAAATTGAAAGATGCTGGGCTGTATGCTTATAATCATAATTTGGATACCAGCGAGGAGCACTATGAGGAAATAATATCTACTAGAACGTATGATGATCGTTTGGACACTTTGGAGAACGTTAGAAATGCAAAGATTTCTGTGTGTTCAGGCGGTATAATAGGTCTTGGAGAAAGTGAGGGCGATAGGATAGGAATGCTTCACACACTGGCAACATTACCGGAGCATCCAGAGTCAGTGCCTGTAAATGCTTTGGTGCCAGTAGAGGGCACGCCATTAGAAGAACAACCAAGAGTATCTGTTTGGGAGATGATCAGAATGATTGCCACGGCAAGAATTATTATGCCTAAGGCAATGGTTCGCTTGTCAGCGGGTAGAGTAAGAATGAATATGGAAGAACAGGCTTTATGCTTTATGGCAGGAGCCAATTCAATATTTGCGGGCGACAAGTTGCTTACGACACCAAATCCGGATACCGTTGTGGATAAGGAGATGTTCCAAACACTTAACTTGAAGCCAAGAAAGGCCTTTAAAGGAGAGGCTTCAGTGAAGTTTGAACAAATACCAGGTGTATAG
- the sppA gene encoding signal peptide peptidase SppA, whose translation MNFLKNILSTLIGLFIFSFIAIFLVVGIVSSLSESEKYVLEDNSILHLKLNKPVTEQEIDNPLEEIGAFGESSSMGLNKLKEVIKNAASDSKIKGIYLEVEYFIGGMATLSEVRHELVEFKKSGKFIYSYAEYYTEGAYYLASVADKIYLNPAGQLELNGLSANVTFYKGMFDKFGIEPQVFRVGEYKSAVEPFIRKDLSPENELQLTELLDGLNNKMLADISESRGIELPQLKEMSAKMTVREAIDAVEQKLIDEIIYEDELLANLSSAAEVDEPELVSYKNYKTTFSNYKNTTNKIAVIVAEGDIVMGKGDENTVGSDKFAKLIREARKDKSVKAIVMRVNSLGGAFLASDVMWREIELAKKEKPVIASMGDYATSGGYYLAMPCDTIVAQPNTITGSIGIFGMLFNFSGLLEDRIGITHDEVATGEYSGILTVTRSLTDAEKSIFQKSLEQNYDTFVSKAAEGRGMSVEDIKKVASGRVWTGVQAKENGLIDLLGTYDDAIQIAAEKAGITDDYKLKYYPESKPFFEKLIQDLEGQAKTSMVKSEVGELYPYIKSIEKIKHFEGAQARFPIEMEIN comes from the coding sequence ATGAACTTCTTAAAGAATATTTTATCTACTCTCATTGGCCTCTTTATATTTAGCTTCATAGCTATATTTTTAGTTGTAGGCATTGTATCTTCTCTTTCTGAGAGTGAAAAATACGTTTTGGAGGATAATTCAATCCTTCATCTAAAATTAAATAAACCTGTAACAGAACAGGAAATTGATAACCCATTGGAAGAAATTGGAGCGTTTGGTGAAAGCAGCTCTATGGGACTGAATAAGTTAAAAGAAGTTATTAAAAATGCTGCATCAGATAGTAAGATTAAGGGTATCTATCTTGAAGTAGAATATTTTATAGGTGGTATGGCTACTCTTTCGGAAGTTCGCCATGAACTCGTGGAATTTAAAAAGTCGGGTAAGTTTATATACTCTTATGCAGAATACTACACTGAAGGTGCCTATTACTTAGCTAGTGTGGCTGATAAAATTTATTTAAACCCTGCAGGACAATTGGAATTGAACGGGCTAAGTGCTAATGTAACTTTTTACAAGGGCATGTTTGATAAATTCGGGATTGAGCCTCAAGTTTTTAGAGTAGGGGAGTATAAGAGTGCCGTTGAACCTTTTATCAGAAAGGACTTAAGTCCAGAAAATGAGCTGCAACTTACAGAGTTGTTAGATGGACTAAATAATAAGATGCTGGCCGATATATCAGAGTCCAGGGGCATAGAGCTTCCACAGCTAAAGGAAATGTCCGCAAAGATGACAGTGCGGGAAGCTATCGATGCTGTTGAGCAAAAATTAATAGATGAAATCATTTATGAGGATGAACTCTTGGCTAATTTGAGTAGCGCAGCTGAAGTTGATGAACCAGAACTAGTTTCATACAAGAATTACAAAACCACATTTAGTAACTATAAAAACACCACGAATAAGATTGCAGTGATCGTAGCAGAGGGAGATATTGTAATGGGTAAAGGTGATGAGAATACTGTGGGGTCAGACAAATTTGCTAAGCTTATCCGTGAGGCAAGAAAGGATAAATCGGTAAAAGCCATTGTAATGCGAGTAAATTCACTTGGGGGTGCATTTTTAGCATCTGATGTTATGTGGCGTGAAATAGAACTGGCTAAGAAAGAAAAGCCTGTTATTGCTTCTATGGGAGATTATGCGACCTCAGGTGGTTATTATCTGGCGATGCCTTGTGACACCATTGTTGCGCAGCCCAATACTATTACGGGTTCGATAGGTATTTTTGGTATGCTTTTTAATTTTTCAGGATTGCTTGAAGATCGAATCGGCATCACGCATGATGAAGTAGCAACGGGTGAATACTCAGGGATTTTAACAGTGACGAGATCATTAACAGATGCAGAGAAGTCTATCTTTCAAAAAAGTTTGGAGCAAAATTATGATACTTTCGTTTCCAAGGCCGCGGAGGGAAGAGGCATGTCTGTAGAAGATATTAAAAAAGTTGCCTCAGGAAGGGTTTGGACAGGTGTACAAGCAAAAGAGAATGGTTTGATAGACTTGCTCGGAACGTATGACGATGCCATTCAAATTGCTGCTGAAAAGGCAGGTATTACAGATGATTATAAACTTAAATATTATCCGGAATCTAAGCCTTTCTTTGAAAAACTGATTCAAGATTTAGAAGGTCAGGCAAAAACCAGCATGGTAAAATCTGAAGTTGGAGAGCTGTATCCATACATTAAATCAATTGAAAAAATAAAGCATTTTGAAGGTGCTCAGGCAAGGTTTCCAATTGAGATGGAAATAAATTAA
- the folK gene encoding 2-amino-4-hydroxy-6-hydroxymethyldihydropteridine diphosphokinase, which produces MMIGKYLLLGTNLGDKKANIYNAHQALSKVCTIKRKSALYETAAWGKTDQPSFYNQIVEIETNLNAEELLSQILAIETKLGRIRFEKWGERVIDIDILYYDDLTVNKDELQIPHPGIADRKFTLVPLVELAADLINPSTGLSNKEMLEKLHDTSKVEKVVQ; this is translated from the coding sequence ATGATGATCGGAAAATATCTGTTGTTAGGGACAAATTTGGGTGATAAAAAAGCGAATATTTATAATGCACATCAAGCACTTTCCAAAGTATGTACTATAAAACGAAAATCAGCATTATACGAAACGGCCGCATGGGGTAAAACTGACCAGCCTTCTTTCTATAATCAAATAGTAGAAATAGAAACTAACCTTAATGCCGAAGAACTGCTCAGCCAAATTTTGGCAATAGAAACAAAACTTGGAAGAATACGATTTGAAAAGTGGGGTGAGCGCGTTATTGATATTGATATTTTATACTACGATGACTTAACAGTTAATAAAGATGAGTTACAAATTCCACATCCCGGAATAGCTGATAGAAAGTTCACATTAGTGCCATTGGTAGAGTTGGCAGCTGATTTGATCAACCCCAGTACAGGTTTGTCTAACAAAGAAATGTTAGAAAAACTGCACGACACTTCTAAAGTTGAGAAGGTCGTGCAGTGA
- the fabD gene encoding ACP S-malonyltransferase, translating to MKAYVFPGQGAQFSGMGKELYESNPKAKELFDKANQILGFNITDIMFEGTADELKQTKVTQPAVFLHSVILALTTEGFKPDMVAGHSLGEFSALVSNQTLNFEDGLKLVYQRALAMQKACEINPSTMAAILGLDDKVVEDVCSSIDEVVVAANYNCPGQLVISGSNKGIEIACEKMKEAGAKRALPLPVGGAFHSPLMEPARTELASAIENTAFNKPICPVYQNVNAQPSSDVDEIKKNLISQLTAPVRWTQSVQNMVNDGATEFIESGPGKVLQGLVKKIAPEVEVRSI from the coding sequence ATGAAAGCATATGTATTCCCGGGGCAGGGTGCCCAGTTTAGTGGAATGGGTAAAGAATTATACGAATCAAACCCGAAAGCCAAAGAACTATTTGACAAGGCTAACCAAATTCTTGGATTTAATATTACTGATATCATGTTTGAGGGCACAGCAGATGAACTCAAGCAAACTAAAGTAACTCAACCGGCTGTTTTTCTTCACTCAGTTATTCTGGCTCTTACAACAGAAGGCTTTAAGCCTGATATGGTTGCAGGGCATTCACTAGGTGAATTTTCAGCATTAGTATCTAACCAAACTCTAAATTTTGAAGACGGTTTGAAGCTGGTTTATCAGCGTGCCCTGGCTATGCAGAAAGCCTGTGAGATAAACCCATCAACGATGGCTGCTATTTTAGGATTGGATGATAAAGTTGTTGAGGATGTTTGTTCTTCTATTGATGAGGTAGTGGTGGCAGCTAATTATAATTGTCCGGGACAGCTAGTTATTTCAGGCTCTAACAAAGGAATCGAAATTGCTTGTGAGAAAATGAAGGAAGCTGGCGCGAAAAGAGCACTTCCACTTCCTGTAGGTGGTGCATTCCACTCTCCACTAATGGAGCCGGCCAGAACAGAGTTGGCTTCAGCCATTGAGAACACAGCTTTTAATAAGCCGATATGTCCTGTTTATCAGAATGTGAACGCGCAACCGTCTTCTGATGTCGATGAAATAAAGAAAAATCTGATTTCCCAATTGACTGCCCCTGTTAGATGGACACAATCTGTTCAGAATATGGTGAATGATGGTGCTACTGAATTTATTGAATCCGGACCAGGTAAAGTATTGCAAGGTCTTGTTAAAAAGATAGCTCCGGAAGTAGAAGTTAGAAGTATATAA
- a CDS encoding thiol-disulfide oxidoreductase DCC family protein encodes MDTSREVTLPDKPIIFFDGVCNLCNGAVDFILKRDKEAYFVFESLQSPNAQKLLGKEHTKSFEYILVLTSDRKILSKSQAVFYIARRLKGWVRFISYFRVLPLFFTDFVYSVIAKNRYKLFGKRDTCRMPDPNLKLRFLEGYQNN; translated from the coding sequence ATGGATACATCTCGTGAGGTAACCCTTCCAGACAAACCAATTATATTCTTTGATGGAGTTTGTAACTTATGCAATGGTGCTGTTGATTTTATCTTAAAACGGGATAAAGAAGCGTATTTTGTTTTCGAATCTTTGCAATCACCAAATGCCCAGAAATTGCTAGGTAAGGAGCATACTAAGTCTTTTGAGTACATCCTAGTACTCACCTCTGATCGTAAAATACTAAGTAAAAGCCAAGCAGTTTTTTATATTGCCAGAAGACTAAAAGGTTGGGTACGGTTCATTTCTTACTTTCGAGTGCTGCCACTTTTTTTTACTGATTTTGTTTATTCAGTGATAGCTAAGAACAGGTATAAACTATTCGGTAAACGAGATACATGCCGCATGCCAGATCCAAATCTAAAACTGAGATTTTTAGAAGGGTATCAAAATAATTAG